In Carya illinoinensis cultivar Pawnee chromosome 9, C.illinoinensisPawnee_v1, whole genome shotgun sequence, the following are encoded in one genomic region:
- the LOC122276432 gene encoding dnaJ homolog subfamily B member 13-like, with amino-acid sequence MGVDYYKVLQVDKSAKDDDLKKAYRKLAMKWHPDKNPNNKKEAESKFKQISEAYEVLSDPQKRAIYDQYGEEGLKGQVPPPDAGGPAGASFFQTGDGPTTFRFNPRNANDIFAEFFGFSSPFGGMGGSGMRSSSRSFGGMYGDDIFSSFGEGRPMSQGPRKAAPIENTLLCSLEELYKGTTKKMKISREIADASGKTLPVEEILTIEIKPGWKKGTKITFPEKGNEHPHVIPADLVFIVDEKPHSTFTRDGNDLVITLKITLAEALTGYTVHLTTLDGRSLTIPINNVIHPNYEEVVPKEGMPIPKDPSKRGNLRIKFNIKFPTRLTAEQKSGIKKLLAP; translated from the exons ATGGGTGTGGATTATTACAAGGTATTGCAGGTAGACAAGAGCGCCAAGGATGATGATTTGAAGAAAGCTTACAGGAAGCTTGCCATGAAATGGCACCCTGATAAGAACCCAAACAATAAGAAAGAAGCAGAGTCCAAATTCAAACAGATCTCTGAGGCGTATGAG GTTCTAAGTGATCCACAAAAGAGAGCAATCTATGATCAGTATGGCGAAGAAGGGCTTAAAGGTCAAGTGCCACCACCTGATGCTGGGGGGCCTGCTGGCGCTTCTTTCTTCCAAACTGGGGATGGCCCAACAACATTCAGATTCAACCCTAGAAATGCGAATGACATTTTTGCCGAATTTTTTGGCTTTTCAAGCCCTTTTGGAGGGATGGGAGGCAGTGGCATGAGGAGTAGTTCAAGGTCCTTCGGCGGGATGTATGGGGATGACATCTTTAGCTCATTTGGGGAGGGCAGACCGATGAGTCAGGGTCCGCGAAAGGCTGCTCCTATTGAAAATACGCTGCTCTGTAGCCTCGAGGAGCTATATAAGGGGACTACCAAAAAGATGAAGATCTCAAGGGAAATTGCGGATGCGAGTGG GAAGACCTTGCCGGTGGAGGAAATTCTAACCATCGAAATTAAGCCTGGATGGAAGAAGGGAACAAAAATCACCTTCCCAGAGAAAGGGAACGAGCATCCACATGTCATTCCTGCAGATCTTGTATTCATAGTTGATGAGAAACCGCACAGCACATTTACTAGGGATGGTAATGACCTGGTCATCACACTGAAGATTACGCTTGCAGAAGCTTTAACAGGTTACACAGTCCATCTCACAACACTTGATGGAAGGAGCTTGACCATTCCCATCAACAATGTAATTCATCCAAACTATGAAGAGGTTGTGCCAAAAGAAGGTATGCCAATACCAAAAGATCCCTCAAAGAGAGGTAACCTAAGAATCAAGTTCAACATCAAATTCCCAACAAGGTTGACTGCTGAGCAGAAGTCTGGAATCAAGAAACTTTTGGCACCTTAA
- the LOC122277612 gene encoding protein E6-like gives MAAPSAKLIISFLFLMTLSFSMQIYARESQFFSKVTNVNIPAKEKTALPKKEETTSSEQEEQNQPTFIPDAQGGYGLYGHESTEPSPTTTTLTNVNAAPYTPTPTNVPYKTHFTSNPTNVPYKNEFEDEESLNKYLNSNDNNDNKNNYYSGANQYYNNEKNNNYYNNKINSNRANQNGFTTLTEKEYSTTTTPTANENNYYSGANRYRQGMSDTRYLENGKYYYDINNENFNYNPNQYGNSRAVNPRNGYGNKVYYGNRVNSFENSKSMEGYQNEEEFQEEQDEFVP, from the coding sequence ATGGCAGCTCCCTCTGCAAAACTGatcatctcttttctcttcctcaTGACTCTCTCCTTCTCTATGCAGATTTATGCTAGAGAAAGCCAGTTCTTCAGCAAAGTCACAAATGTCAACATCCCTGCCAAGGAAAAAACAGCACTCCCCAAAAAGGAAGAAACTACTTCGAGCGAACAAGAAGAGCAAAATCAGCCAACCTTCATTCCAGACGCCCAAGGTGGCTACGGCCTCTACGGCCACGAATCTACGGAGCCCTctcccaccaccaccaccctaACCAATGTCAATGCCGCACCCTacacccccacccccaccaaTGTCCCCTACAAAACCCATTTTACCAGTAACCCCACCAATGTCCCATACAAAAACGAGTTTGAGGACGAGGAATCCTTGAACAAGTACCTCAACTCCAACGACAACAACGACAACAAGAACAACTACTACAGCGGTGCCAACCAGTACTACAACAACGAGAAAAACAACAACTATTACAACAATAAGATCAACAGCAACAGAGCCAACCAAAATGGCTTCACAACGCTTACGGAGAAAGAGTacagcaccaccaccacccccaCGGCCAACGAGAACAACTACTACAGCGGTGCCAACCGGTACAGGCAAGGCATGAGCGACACGAGGTACTTGGAGAATGGCAAATACTATTACGACATCAACAATGAGAATTTCAATTACAATCCTAACCAGTATGGGAACTCAAGAGCTGTGAACCCAAGAAACGGGTACGGAAACAAGGTCTATTATGGCAACAGGGTGAACTCCTTTGAGAACAGTAAATCCATGGAAGGGTACCAAAATGAGGAAGAGTTCCAAGAGGAGCAAGACGAGTTCGTGCCGTGA